One region of Ictalurus furcatus strain D&B chromosome 17, Billie_1.0, whole genome shotgun sequence genomic DNA includes:
- the ca4b gene encoding carbonic anhydrase 4b has translation MPILKLLVLLVSMLGVTGGAEWCYKSQVSCDNKCKGPDEWKDISPTCGNRSQSPINIVTKKVDTIHLTPLSLQGYQHVFQSIITNNGHTVKFNLSGDAVIDGAGLKETYKAMEVHFHWGKNGGPGSEHTIDGEQYPMEMHIVHIKKDYSSVEEAVKDPSGLAVFGFLYEESDREVNEYDSIINALPHIRFPGNKTVLASVSLKMLIPPHNTLMRYFRYSGSLTTPDCAESVIWTVFESTIKLSKKQLSTFSELWFENGTAMTDTFRPVQPRNGRTIFYSRSNIASVSTVLVVSTLIITFLTL, from the exons ATGCCAATCTTAAAGTTATTGGTTCTTTTGGTGTCTATGTTGGGGGTGACTGGGGGTGCAG AGTGGTGCTATAAATCTCAGGTCTCCTGTGACAACAAATGCAAGG GGCCGGATGAATGGAAGGACATATCACCAACCTGTGGCAACAGAAGCCAGTCACCTATTAACATTGTAACAAAAAAAGTGGATACTATCCACCTGACACCCCTCAGTCTTCAAGGTTACCAACATGTTTTCCAAAGCATTATCACAAATAATGGTCACACAG TCAAGTTTAACTTGTCAGGTGATGCTGTGATTGATGGTGCAGGATTAAAGGAAACTTACAAAGCAATGGAAGTCCATTTTCATTGGGGCAAGAATGGTGGGCCAGGATCAGAGCATACTATCGATGGAGAGCAGTACCCTATGGAG ATGCATATTGTTCACATAAAGAAAGATTATAGCTCTGTTGAAGAGGCTGTTAAAGATCCATCTGGACTAGCggtttttggatttttgtatgag GAATCAGACCGTGAAGTCAATGAATATGATTCCATCATAAATGCTCTGCCTCACATCAGATTCCCTG GCAACAAAACTGTACTAGCATCTGTGAGTTTGAAAATGCTTATTCCTCCCCACAATACATTGATGCGCTACTTCCGCTACAGCGGTTCTCTGACCACACCTGACTGTGCAGAGTCAGTCATTTGGACTGTATTTGAAAGCACCATTAAACTTAGCAAGAAGCAG CTGTCTACATTCTCTGAACTCTGGTTTGAAAACGGGACTGCCATGACTGATACGTTTCGCCCTGTGCAGCCACGCAATGGTCGAACAATCTTTTATTCCAGAAGCAATATTGCATCTGTCAGCACAGTACTGGTTGTTAGTACTTTAATCATTACTTTTTTGACTCTTTAG